The Cloacibacterium caeni region GGTTTTACAAATTTAGTGTTTTTTTTCTTTTGTATAGAACGCTGATTTTAAGAGTTGTGTTTGTATTTTGTTTTCACGCAAAGTCGCTAAGTATTTCGCTAAGTACGCGAAGGTTTTTGAAAGTTTATGATGAAGAAAGTTCTCGCTGATTTTGCAGATGATGCAGATTTTAGTGGAAGAAATATTTTAAAGTTTTTTTCACGCAATGTCGTTAAGTGTTTCGCAAAGTGCGCAAATTTTAACGGTTTTTTTTGTCTTTCCGTAGGAATATAAACTCAAAATTTTCTGTAATTATTTGTAGAGATTCCTGCGGAAATCGAAGATTCGATGAAGACAATGACAAAGTGGATGTTAATTTTTAATGCAGATTTTTCAGTGAAAGAATAATTGAAAAGTGTCTATAGCCCTGATTGCAGTGGAAATCCCGCAGTAAGCGTTGGGTTAAGTAATGGAACGAGGAATTGCAACGGAAAGCAGGACTGAGTTTCTATAAATTTACGAAATGTCTTGCTCCTTAAAAATGTAGAAAATTGCTATAAATTCCCTATTTTTGCAATTCAATTCAAAAGTTATGGCAAAACAAGAAGACGTTTTCAAGAAGGTAGTTTCTCACGCAAAAGAATATGGTTTTATTTTCCCGAGTTCTGAAATTTATGACGGACTTTCGGCAGTATATGATTATGCACAAAATGGTGTAGAACTGAAAAATAACATCAAACAATATTGGTGGAAAGCAATGGTGCAACTGAACGAGAATATTGTAGGATTGGATTCTGCAATCCTGATGCACCCAACTACTTGGAAGGCTTCTGGACACGTGGATGCTTTTAACGACCCATTGATTGACAATAAAGATTCTAAAAAGCGTTTTCGTGCAGATGTTTTAATTGAAGATTACTGTGCAAAACTAGAAGATAAAGCGCAAAAAGAAATTGAAAAAGCGGCAAAAAGATTTGGTGATGCTTTTGATAAAGCACAGTTTGAGGCTACCAATCCTAGAGTTTTAGAATACAGAGAAAAACAAAAAACCATTCTTGCAAGAATGGCAAAATCTCTGGAAAACAATGATTTAGCAGATGTAAAAGCACTCATTGAAGAATTAGAAATTGCTGATCCTGACACGGGTTCTAAAAACTGGACGGATGTAAGACAATTCAACCTAATGTTCGGAACTAAATTAGGAGCTTCTGCGGAAAATGCGATGGATTTATATTTGAGACCAGAAACCGCACAAGGAATTTTTGTAAATTTCTTGAATGTACAGAAAACTTCTCGTCATAAATTACCTTTCGGGATTGCACAGATTGGTAAAGCATTTAGAAATGAGATTGTTGCAAGACAATTTATCTTCAGAATGAGAGAATTTGAACAAATGGAAATGCAATTTTTCGTTCCACCAGGAACTGAATTGAAATTCTACGAAGAATGGAAACAAAAACGTCTGAATTGGCATCTTGCACTTGGTCTAGGACAAGAAAATTATAAATTCCACGATCACGAAAAACTGGCGCACTACGCGAATGCTGCTGCTGATATCGAATTTAAATTCCCATTTGGTTTCAAAGAATTAGAAGGAATTCACTCTAGAACTGATTTCGATTTATCTGCACATGAAAAATTCTCTGGCAGAAAATTACAATATTTCGACCCAGAAAGAAATGAAAACTACGTTCCTTATGTAGTAGAAACTTCTATTGGTCTTGACAGAATGTTTTTGGCTTTATTCTCAAATTGCTTGAAAGATGAAGTTTTAGAAGACGGTTCAGAGAGAACGGTTTTATCACTTCCGCCAGCTTTAGCACCTGTAAAAGCAGCTATTTTGCCTTTGGTGAAAAAAGATGGATTGCCAGAATTTGCAGAAAAAATCTTCAATGATTTGAAATATGATTTCAACGTAATTTCTGAAGAAAAAGACAGCATCGGTAAACGTTACAGAAGACAAGATGCTATCGGAACACCTTTCTGTATTACCGTTGACCACGATTCTTTAACAGATGGAACGGTAACTTTAAGAGAAAGAGACACCATGAAACAAGAGCGTGTGAAAGTAGAAGATTTAAGAAGAATTATTGATGAAAAAGTAAATTTCAGAACTTTACTTTCTAAGATTTAATTCTTTCAAGAAATATTAAAACAAAATCCCGAAGAAAATTGGACTGCCCCCAAAAAGTTAGACACTTTTTAGGGGCATTTTTTATGGGGAAAAGTAAATATTCATTAGACTTTAAATTAAAAGCTATAAAGAGATATCACAAAGGGGATATTGGAACAGACGATTTAGGAAAACGCATTGGAGTTTGTGGTTCCTTGGTTCGTAAATGGATAAAATTTTATGAACTTTATGGAGTTTCAGGACTTGTTCGGCTTTCCAATACGCATTACACAAAAGATTTTAAATTAAAGATTTTATCAGTAATTGAGAAAGAGAATTTAAGTTTAAAAGAAGCGTCGAGAAGGTTTAATATTCCTGCGGAGTCCAGTATTCTTAGTTGGCAGCGAAATTACAAAAAAAATGGTATTTTAGGTTTAGAAAACAGACCCAGAGGAAGACCTAAAACCATGAGTAATTACAAGCGAAAAAAAAAGAAAACAGGCAAGCCCTTAACAAGGGAGGAAGAACTGTTGGAGAGGATTTATTATTTAGAAGCCGAGAACGCCATTTTAAAAAAGTTAGACGCCTTAATTCAGGAAAGGAAAAATCCAAAGCCATCGAAGAGTTAAGGCAGGACTTTGATTTAGCAGTACTGCTGCATTGTACATCGATGGCAAGAAGCAGTTTTTATTACTATCAAAAACGCTTTCAAATGAAAGATAAATATGCGGAAATAAAAGAAATGATTAAGCAGATTTATCATCGTCATAAAGGAAGGTTGGGCTATAGAAGAATTACTTTGCTTTTGAAAGAAAAAGGAATTTTGATTAATCACAAAACTGTTTTACGACTTATGAAAATATTAGGTTTAAAGAGTATTATCCGAGTGAAGAAATATAAATCTTACAAGGGAGAGCAAGGGAAAATTGCGCCCAATGTTCTACAGAGGAATTTCAAATCGGACACTCCTAATCAGAAATGGGCAACCGATGTTACAGAGTTTAATGTATCGGGTAATAAACTTTACCTATCTCCAATCATCGATTTATTTAATGGTGAAATTGTCAGTTTTGACTTATCTGAAAGACCTGTGTTTAGCCAAATCATCAGAATGCTAAAGAAATCATTCAGAAAAGTAAAATCTACACAAAACATCATTCTACATTCTGATCAAGGTTGGCAATATCAAATGAAACATTACCAAAACTTGTTAAAAGAAAAAGGTATTATTCAAAGTATGTCCCGAAAAGGAAACTGTTTGGACAATGCGGTGATAGAAAACTTTTTTGGAACGATAAAATCAGAAATGTTTTATGCCAGAAAGTTTGGTTCCATTCAGGAACTTAAGATGGAAATAGTGAAGTACATTCACTATTACAACAATGATAGAATAAGACTCAATCTCAAAGGAAAGAGTCCGGTACAGTACCGAACTCTTTCCTTTGAAAATATTGTTTAATTTTGTCTAAACTTTTGGGTGCAGTCTAAATTCTTCGGGATTTTTTCATAATTTAGTTTATAGCGAAATATTAGAATTTCATTCCTACACCAAAACCAATTAAAAGTGGATCAATGTTTACTTTTGCTGGTACACTTGTAGCACCCGGAACCGCATTAGAAGCATCTACATCTACATCTGTTTTCAAGAAAAGTTTTTTAATATCAAAGTTTAAGAAGTACTTATCTGTAAGCATGTAATCTACACCTCCTTGTAATGCAAAACCTAAAGCATTGTCATATTTCACGTCTTTTACAGCGCCAGATTTTACTCCATAAAAAATAGTGTAATTAAGTCCTGCTCCTACATAAGGTTTCAAAGTTTTAGTTGGATAAAAATGATACTGTAAAGTAAGTGTTGGTGGCAATAACCAAACACTTCCTAAGTCTACATCTCCTAGAGCAGATTTTTCATCTACTACATCGTGTTTTGTAGTTCCTAAGATTAATTCTGCAGCAACATTTTTGTTAAAGAAATAAGTGAAATCCAATTCTGGAATAAATGAATTAGAAATATTAACATCTCCTCCAATTGCGCTTACTTCAGATTTTTCGTTTGGCTGAACAGCTACTCCTCTTAATCTAACTTGCCAGTTTTGTGCACTTAAGCTTACGGTAAATAATAACCCAGCTAAAAATAGTAATTTTCTCATTGTTATTTTTTTTGTTTGTTATGATGGCTAAGATATTATTTTCACTATAACGCCCAAAATGATTTATATCACTGAGTTTTATCATATTTATGGTGGAAATAATTTTGCTTCGAAATATTTTTTAAATTTGAAAAAAATGATTTATGAAAACGCTTAAGAACCTCTTATTTGGAATTCTACTTTTTATAGCAACAGTTATTGCGCTGGCTTATGCTTTTAATTATCAACATCTTTTTAATGCAATTGCGCTTACATATCTCAAAGGAGAAACCAGCGCTACCATAGATGATGGTGTAGATTTTCCGTCTAGAAATATAGAAAAAGGAGTTGCACAACCTTGGCAAAAAGATTCTTTATACAATACAACTTCTTTACCGAAAAACATCATTGACAATTTAAAATCTACCAATTCTGCTTCATTTTTGGTGATAAAAGATGGAAAATTAGTTCATGAAGAATATTTCGGAGAGTACAAACCTACTACGCAAACCAATTCTTTTTCTATGGCAAAAACCATCACCGTTTTATTAATGGGATTGGCAATAGAAGACCAAAAAATAGAATCAGAAAATCAAAAATTTGCAGATTTTTATCCTAATTTCAACGAAGTAGAATACGGCAATGAGTTAACCTTAAGAGATTTAGCAGCAATGGAAGCTGGTTATTATTGGGATGAAGATTACAGAAATCCGTTTTTACAAAATCCTAGAATTTATTATGGTAAAAACATGGCAGAAGCACTTTTGAAATCTCCTCAATTTGAGGCAAAACCAGGAAGCAGATTCGAATATC contains the following coding sequences:
- a CDS encoding glycine--tRNA ligase; this translates as MAKQEDVFKKVVSHAKEYGFIFPSSEIYDGLSAVYDYAQNGVELKNNIKQYWWKAMVQLNENIVGLDSAILMHPTTWKASGHVDAFNDPLIDNKDSKKRFRADVLIEDYCAKLEDKAQKEIEKAAKRFGDAFDKAQFEATNPRVLEYREKQKTILARMAKSLENNDLADVKALIEELEIADPDTGSKNWTDVRQFNLMFGTKLGASAENAMDLYLRPETAQGIFVNFLNVQKTSRHKLPFGIAQIGKAFRNEIVARQFIFRMREFEQMEMQFFVPPGTELKFYEEWKQKRLNWHLALGLGQENYKFHDHEKLAHYANAAADIEFKFPFGFKELEGIHSRTDFDLSAHEKFSGRKLQYFDPERNENYVPYVVETSIGLDRMFLALFSNCLKDEVLEDGSERTVLSLPPALAPVKAAILPLVKKDGLPEFAEKIFNDLKYDFNVISEEKDSIGKRYRRQDAIGTPFCITVDHDSLTDGTVTLRERDTMKQERVKVEDLRRIIDEKVNFRTLLSKI
- a CDS encoding IS3 family transposase (programmed frameshift); translation: MGKSKYSLDFKLKAIKRYHKGDIGTDDLGKRIGVCGSLVRKWIKFYELYGVSGLVRLSNTHYTKDFKLKILSVIEKENLSLKEASRRFNIPAESSILSWQRNYKKNGILGLENRPRGRPKTMSNYKRKKKKTGKPLTREEELLERIYYLEAENAILKKFRRLNSGKEKSKAIEELRQDFDLAVLLHCTSMARSSFYYYQKRFQMKDKYAEIKEMIKQIYHRHKGRLGYRRITLLLKEKGILINHKTVLRLMKILGLKSIIRVKKYKSYKGEQGKIAPNVLQRNFKSDTPNQKWATDVTEFNVSGNKLYLSPIIDLFNGEIVSFDLSERPVFSQIIRMLKKSFRKVKSTQNIILHSDQGWQYQMKHYQNLLKEKGIIQSMSRKGNCLDNAVIENFFGTIKSEMFYARKFGSIQELKMEIVKYIHYYNNDRIRLNLKGKSPVQYRTLSFENIV
- a CDS encoding OmpW/AlkL family protein — its product is MRKLLFLAGLLFTVSLSAQNWQVRLRGVAVQPNEKSEVSAIGGDVNISNSFIPELDFTYFFNKNVAAELILGTTKHDVVDEKSALGDVDLGSVWLLPPTLTLQYHFYPTKTLKPYVGAGLNYTIFYGVKSGAVKDVKYDNALGFALQGGVDYMLTDKYFLNFDIKKLFLKTDVDVDASNAVPGATSVPAKVNIDPLLIGFGVGMKF
- a CDS encoding serine hydrolase domain-containing protein translates to MKTLKNLLFGILLFIATVIALAYAFNYQHLFNAIALTYLKGETSATIDDGVDFPSRNIEKGVAQPWQKDSLYNTTSLPKNIIDNLKSTNSASFLVIKDGKLVHEEYFGEYKPTTQTNSFSMAKTITVLLMGLAIEDQKIESENQKFADFYPNFNEVEYGNELTLRDLAAMEAGYYWDEDYRNPFLQNPRIYYGKNMAEALLKSPQFEAKPGSRFEYQSGATQLLGFAIRKAVNIPLSAYASQKLWKPLGMESDAYWNIDEDNKMEKTFCCINAIPRDYAKLGQLMLQKGNWNGKQLIDSTYIQKMITPTQHSNGIYGLGIWINNDAPYKYYHFWGFTSQLIIVIPEKNMVVVRTGKFNNEAKDEKGRSVQAAFLAENAVKTFAN